One genomic segment of Acidobacteriota bacterium includes these proteins:
- the pyk gene encoding pyruvate kinase has translation MMSTRSRPRTKIVCTLGPSVRSRTSIKQLVEAGMNVARLNMAHGTMEDHTTAFSHVRSIAEELKRPVGIMVDVPGPKYRTGDVPSGSISFKEGRRVTLTSRQDGADGEDFVVPVKPAGIHRDARPGNRVLLNDGMITLEIREVQGEDVHCEALTAGRITPGRGVTTPGVEPSQPFPDEKATAAMGFAARQQADFVALSTVTTSDDVAKAREILLAMGFGGGIYSKVERSRAVTNQASIINESDGIIVARGDLGTEIRLARVPVVQKELIALCNELGKPVITATQMLESMISLPVPTRAEVTDVANAVFDGTDAVMLSGETSIGRYPLEAVRVMAEVSMEAEKALPYDAMLVDKRDHLEPLTDDAISYNACQTAHQLGASLIVAFTESGGTAKRVSKYRPRTPVLALVHNERTRRSLTVTWGVQPVTTRSLEQTDDFFDRAREEAVRRVGLKKGALVVLVAGVPIGHPGGTDLLRVLTI, from the coding sequence ATGATGTCCACCAGGAGCCGGCCCCGAACCAAGATCGTCTGCACTTTGGGGCCATCGGTACGATCCCGGACCAGCATTAAGCAGTTGGTCGAGGCGGGAATGAACGTGGCCCGCCTCAACATGGCCCACGGGACCATGGAGGACCACACGACGGCGTTCAGCCACGTTCGTTCCATCGCCGAGGAACTGAAACGACCCGTTGGGATCATGGTGGACGTGCCCGGCCCCAAGTACCGGACGGGCGATGTTCCTTCGGGTTCCATCTCCTTCAAAGAAGGCCGACGGGTCACGCTCACCAGCCGCCAGGACGGGGCGGATGGGGAAGACTTCGTGGTCCCAGTGAAACCTGCGGGAATCCACCGGGACGCCCGGCCTGGAAACCGGGTTCTTCTGAATGACGGAATGATCACCCTGGAGATCCGGGAGGTTCAGGGCGAGGACGTTCACTGCGAGGCTCTCACCGCGGGTCGAATCACACCCGGCCGGGGAGTTACGACTCCGGGCGTCGAGCCCTCCCAGCCTTTTCCCGACGAAAAAGCGACGGCCGCAATGGGATTTGCCGCTCGGCAGCAGGCGGACTTCGTCGCGCTATCCACAGTGACCACATCCGATGACGTGGCGAAAGCCCGTGAGATCCTGTTGGCAATGGGATTCGGCGGCGGGATCTATTCGAAGGTTGAACGCTCCCGGGCCGTCACCAATCAGGCGTCCATCATCAATGAAAGCGACGGCATCATCGTGGCCCGGGGGGACCTGGGAACGGAGATCCGGCTGGCCCGGGTACCCGTCGTTCAGAAGGAGCTCATCGCCCTGTGCAACGAGCTGGGAAAACCGGTGATCACGGCCACGCAGATGCTCGAGTCCATGATCTCCCTGCCGGTCCCCACGCGAGCCGAGGTGACGGACGTGGCCAACGCCGTGTTCGATGGCACGGATGCCGTCATGCTCTCAGGGGAGACTTCCATCGGACGGTATCCCCTGGAAGCGGTCCGGGTCATGGCGGAGGTGTCGATGGAGGCCGAAAAAGCCCTGCCCTACGACGCCATGCTGGTGGACAAGCGGGACCACCTGGAGCCTCTGACCGACGACGCCATCTCCTACAATGCCTGCCAGACCGCCCATCAACTGGGCGCCTCCCTGATCGTGGCGTTCACCGAATCGGGGGGCACCGCGAAACGGGTCTCCAAGTACCGGCCCCGGACGCCTGTCCTGGCTCTGGTCCACAACGAGCGGACGCGGCGATCCCTGACCGTGACCTGGGGAGTCCAGCCGGTGACCACCCGAAGCCTGGAGCAGACCGACGACTTCTTCGACCGGGCACGGGAGGAAGCCGTGCGCCGGGTCGGTCTGAAAAAGGGTGCGCTGGTGGTGCTGGTGGCCGGCGTCCCCATCGGCCATCCCGGAGGAACCGATCTGCTCCGGGTCCTGACTATCTGA
- a CDS encoding sulfatase-like hydrolase/transferase, producing MKTNALILLAVLLLTANTSCEQHREVPGKPDQPNILLILADDVGREVLGSYGGSSYSTPNLDRLARTGLRFEHAYSMPVCHPSRVCLMTGRYPFRLGHPVWGTFPEQWEERTLPQMLKRTGYATAIAGKWQLTLLREDPEHPVRLGFDQYCLFGWHEGPRYYEPLIWENGRVRGDVRDQYGPDVYVRFLTEFMERHQSGPFFAFYSMALCHDVTDDLEAPVPFGPRGRYDSYSEMVEAMDQRIGSLAGALDRLGLREKTLILFTTDNGTPKRSIITAQGGNLVREPVSSRMGDRTIRGGKGDLTDAGTRVPTIANWTRTLSPGQSTEALVDFSDLLPTLAELGGAEVPPGETLDGTSFAPLLRGGPGEGRDWVFAEHRGRSWVRTRDWKLYRDGRFFHMADDPDETQAVASDQEPAVRGRLQTALDTLFETRPSAVAGD from the coding sequence TTGAAAACGAACGCTCTGATCCTGCTGGCTGTCCTCCTGTTGACGGCCAATACCTCCTGTGAGCAGCACCGGGAAGTCCCTGGGAAACCGGACCAGCCCAACATCCTCCTGATCCTGGCAGACGACGTGGGACGCGAGGTGCTGGGCAGCTACGGCGGCAGTTCCTACTCGACTCCCAACCTGGACCGGTTGGCCCGAACCGGGCTGCGCTTCGAGCATGCCTACAGCATGCCCGTCTGCCACCCCTCCCGGGTCTGTCTCATGACCGGGCGCTACCCCTTCCGGCTGGGTCATCCGGTCTGGGGAACCTTTCCCGAACAATGGGAGGAAAGGACCCTGCCCCAGATGCTGAAGCGCACCGGATACGCCACCGCCATCGCGGGCAAGTGGCAGCTCACGCTGCTCCGGGAAGACCCCGAACACCCCGTCCGGCTGGGTTTCGACCAGTACTGCCTCTTCGGGTGGCACGAAGGACCCCGGTACTACGAACCACTGATTTGGGAGAACGGCCGGGTTCGTGGCGACGTCCGCGACCAGTACGGACCGGACGTCTATGTCCGGTTCCTCACCGAATTCATGGAACGCCACCAGTCGGGTCCCTTCTTCGCGTTCTACTCCATGGCGCTCTGCCACGACGTCACCGACGACCTGGAAGCACCCGTCCCCTTCGGTCCCCGAGGGCGTTACGACAGCTATTCCGAGATGGTGGAGGCCATGGACCAGCGGATCGGCAGTCTGGCCGGAGCTCTGGACCGCCTCGGATTGCGGGAAAAGACCTTGATCCTCTTCACCACGGACAACGGTACTCCGAAGAGGTCCATCATCACTGCCCAGGGCGGGAATCTCGTCCGGGAACCGGTATCGAGCAGGATGGGAGATCGGACAATCCGCGGAGGCAAGGGAGATCTCACCGACGCCGGCACCCGGGTGCCTACGATCGCCAACTGGACCAGGACGTTGTCCCCGGGTCAATCGACCGAAGCCTTGGTGGATTTCAGCGACCTGCTGCCCACGCTGGCGGAGCTGGGGGGCGCCGAGGTCCCCCCGGGGGAGACCCTGGACGGGACCAGTTTCGCTCCGCTCTTGAGAGGCGGGCCGGGCGAGGGACGGGACTGGGTCTTCGCGGAGCACCGGGGCCGCAGTTGGGTTCGAACGCGGGACTGGAAGTTGTACCGGGACGGCCGCTTCTTCCACATGGCGGATGATCCCGACGAGACCCAGGCCGTTGCCTCGGATCAGGAGCCTGCCGTCCGCGGACGTCTTCAGACCGCTTTGGACACCCTCTTCGAGACCCGCCCGTCCGCCGTCGCCGGCGATTGA